The genomic interval TGTTCTTTCGTTTTCTCGGCTTCCTCTTTAGCAATGCCTTCTTGAATGACAACGGGTGCGGATTCGACTTTCTCTTTTGCTTCCTTCAATCCGAGCCCAGTAATCGCGCGAACCTCTTTGATAACTGGAATCTTCTTGGAACCGAAGTCTTTGAGCTGAACGTCGAATTCCGTTTTCTCTTCTTCTTCTTCCTCTGCTGCTGCATCCGCAGCAACAACTGGCATCATCCCAGGCATAGCCATTGCTGGTGCGGCTGATGCGGTGACTCCGAATTTATCCTCTAAGGCTTTGACCAATTCAGAAAGTTCCAGAACGGTCATATTGCTAATTTCGTCAATCAATTTTTCCAAATCTGCGGCCATGTTTTATCCTCTCTATAGGTAGTATCAAATTAACTCGATTAGAGATTTCCGAATCAAGTCTCGGGGACTTGGTTTCCCTCAATATTTGATATAAGCACTGGAAGTGCTATGGGTTAGGCGTCTTCCGCCTCTTTCTTTTGGTCGGCAACCTGTGTCAGTACGGAGGTTACCTGACGTATTGTTCCACTGAGTACGTTCACCATCCCTGTAACAGGTGAACCTTGACTTAAGGTGTTGACGAGTCCGGTGAGAGGTGCGCCGATAACCCCGACGGTGCGGGCGATCAGGACATCTCGTGATGGCATATCTTTCAGGGCTTCAACACCTGCTGCATCAATGATTCGTGTCCCGAGAATGCCACCTTTAACCTTAAGATTTTCGTGTTTCTCGCCAAATTCAAGCAAGATTTTTGAAGATGTCGCCGGATCTGTACCGGTAGCGAGGGCTGTATTTCCTTTGAGATAAGGTGCCAAGCCATCAATCCCTCTTTCTTGAGCGACAACGTTTATCAATGTATTCTTACAGACCTTATAGCGGATATCGGCGGCTCGGAGTTGGTTTCGCAGTTCGTTAATTTCTGCGACGGTCAGCCCCTGAAAGTCTGTGAGCAGCACAACATCGGCATTGTCAAAAATCTCACGAATTTGTTCTGTTTGATGAACATTTGCCTCATTCGGCATGTTTCAGTTCCTTTCTATATCGGTTGTATAGTAACCAGAGCGTGATACCTTGGTTCCCCTATACACCTATCAATTCGGTATACGATTGCATGCAAAAAGCCCCCAGGTGCCTGGAGGCTTAGATCCAAAGAGGAGTGAACACGGAACGACGCGATTTTACGGACGCTTTGGTCACACATCATTCGTTGTATTCCATTCAAGCCTCAGTAGGCAATTAAGCCGATGGCACCTACGTTCTACGACTTTATTCAGCTGTAGGACTCTTCCATATCGTATCCCGTGCGGATTATGCGAATTGCTGTGGATCTATCCGGACAGCAGCTCCCATTGTTGCTGATATAGCGACACTCCGAATGTATCTACCTTTCACCGCGGACGGACGAGCGGCAACGAGCGCACTCATCACTGCGTTGAGGTTCTGTTTAATACTTTCTTCCTCAAACGAGACCTTGCCGATTGGGACATGAACAATACCGGAAGAGCGCTCTACTCGGTATTCGATTTGTCCTGCTTTGATATCTTGGATGGTTTCGGCGACATCCATTGTGACAGTGCCAGCTTTGGCGTTAGGCATTAAGCCGCGCGGTCCCAGGATTCGTCCGAGTTTAGGCATGATACTTCGCATTAAGTCGGGTGTGGCAATTGTTGCGTCAAAATCGAGCCATCCGTCAACAATTTTATCGACGAGCTCGTCAGTTCCAACGAAATCTGCGCCGGCTTCTTCGGCTTGTCGTGCCGGGTCGCCTTGGGCAAAGACGACGACACGAACAGATTTCCCTGTTCCGTGTGGCAGTGCGACAGTGCCTCGGATATTCTGGTCTGCCTGTCGGGCATCTATGCCCAGACGCGATGCCAAATCCACGGTTTCATCAAACTTTGCGCTGCCTGTTTTTTTGACCAACGAGACAGCCTCGTCTATCGTGTAAAGTTGCAGTCTGTCTACGTGTTCGTTGATGCCGCGGTATCGCTTCCCTCTTTTCGCCATGTTGTTCTCCATAGGCCATATCTCTATAGCCCCGTTTCAAAGTGAACTTATCCGTATACCCACAATACCGTGTTTCGTCAGATGGATAAGCCGTGCTAATTAACCGTCAGCCCCATGCTACGAGCGGTTCCTTCCACCATTCGCACTGCTGCATCTAAGTCTGTCGTATTTAAGTCAGGTAATTTCGTCTGTGCGATTTCTCGAATTTGTTCCATCGTAATGGAAGCAACCTTGTTTCGATTGGGTTCACCAGAACCTTTGGCAATCTTTGCTGCGGATTTGAGTAAGACTGCGGCAGGAGGTGATTTTACATCGAAACTAAACGATCTATCGCTATAACAGGTGATGACGGTCGTCACCACCATTCCAGTTTGATGCTGCGTCTGTGCGTTAAACGATTTGATAAACTCCTGTAGATTAATCATGTAAGGTGCAAGGCTGGGACCAACGGGAGGTTGTGGTGTCGCCTGTCCGGATACTAACTGGAGTTTAACTTCGCCTGCTACTTTCTTTGCCATTGTTTTTCCCTATTTTGGGTTGTGAGCGTTCCAAATTGCATTTTACAGTCAGTAAAACAGGGTGAACTCACAATCACGGTTCTCCACTTAAAAAGTGCGATTCACATTTAGTTTAATTCTTCTACTTCGAGTAAGCCCAAATCAACGGAGGTAGAGCGACCGAAAAGTGAAATGCTGAGGCGTAATCGTTGGTGTTCCATGTTAATTTCTTCGATGTCCCCAGAGAATCCACTAAACGGACCGTTTATCACCCTGACCTTATCGCCTACTTCATATTCCATTGCGGGTACTGGTGGGACTTCCTCTTCCTCGGTTGACATCTGGAGCATTGCTTCGACGTCATCAGGGCTGAGAGGCGATGGATGTGAGGTGGGACCTAAAAAGTTCATGACTCCGGGTGTCTCTTGTATGAGAGTCCAACTCCTTTGCCCAATCGGATTATCGACATGTGGACCGAGTTCATGTGTGGTATTGACAAGAACGTAACCCGGATAAGAAGGTCGGAGGCTAATTTTACGTTGACTGTCTTTAACCTCTACAACCTCAGTCTCTGGGACATTAACTTGAAGTATCTCATCCTGTAACTCTTCCCTGGCGATCATGTTGTCAAGGTTAAGTTTAACCTTTTTCTCATGTCCAGTGTATATTTGAACGACGTACCAGTATCCATCCATATTCCGATTCACCAGTGTATGCACATTATGATTAACGAATAAAGAGAGTTCTGAGGAAAGCCATCCCGAAACCTTCAAGGGAATTATTCAGGACATACTGGCTTACGAGTACAGCAATTAGAGGGATACAAGCTACTG from Candidatus Poribacteria bacterium carries:
- a CDS encoding 50S ribosomal protein L7/L12 — its product is MAADLEKLIDEISNMTVLELSELVKALEDKFGVTASAAPAMAMPGMMPVVAADAAAEEEEEEKTEFDVQLKDFGSKKIPVIKEVRAITGLGLKEAKEKVESAPVVIQEGIAKEEAEKTKEQLEALGAEVEII
- a CDS encoding 50S ribosomal protein L10, whose translation is MPNEANVHQTEQIREIFDNADVVLLTDFQGLTVAEINELRNQLRAADIRYKVCKNTLINVVAQERGIDGLAPYLKGNTALATGTDPATSSKILLEFGEKHENLKVKGGILGTRIIDAAGVEALKDMPSRDVLIARTVGVIGAPLTGLVNTLSQGSPVTGMVNVLSGTIRQVTSVLTQVADQKKEAEDA
- a CDS encoding 50S ribosomal protein L1, which encodes MAKRGKRYRGINEHVDRLQLYTIDEAVSLVKKTGSAKFDETVDLASRLGIDARQADQNIRGTVALPHGTGKSVRVVVFAQGDPARQAEEAGADFVGTDELVDKIVDGWLDFDATIATPDLMRSIMPKLGRILGPRGLMPNAKAGTVTMDVAETIQDIKAGQIEYRVERSSGIVHVPIGKVSFEEESIKQNLNAVMSALVAARPSAVKGRYIRSVAISATMGAAVRIDPQQFA
- the rplK gene encoding 50S ribosomal protein L11: MAKKVAGEVKLQLVSGQATPQPPVGPSLAPYMINLQEFIKSFNAQTQHQTGMVVTTVITCYSDRSFSFDVKSPPAAVLLKSAAKIAKGSGEPNRNKVASITMEQIREIAQTKLPDLNTTDLDAAVRMVEGTARSMGLTVN
- the nusG gene encoding transcription termination/antitermination factor NusG; translation: MDGYWYVVQIYTGHEKKVKLNLDNMIAREELQDEILQVNVPETEVVEVKDSQRKISLRPSYPGYVLVNTTHELGPHVDNPIGQRSWTLIQETPGVMNFLGPTSHPSPLSPDDVEAMLQMSTEEEEVPPVPAMEYEVGDKVRVINGPFSGFSGDIEEINMEHQRLRLSISLFGRSTSVDLGLLEVEELN